The Stigmatopora argus isolate UIUO_Sarg chromosome 6, RoL_Sarg_1.0, whole genome shotgun sequence region CGCGATGCGTGTTAACTGCCTCCACATTGAGATGGAACATTTCCACTTTACAACctggaggaaaaaatatatatatagggtcaaaaaaaaaaaatcacaatatccCAGGTGAGATGTTGCAGCGGCCATAAAGATTGTGTTATATAATTAATCAATAGCTCAATTTGTCAAAGTATTTGACAACTATTTTGCCAATTGTTTGGAGACAATTCTGTTCTTTGAGCCTTTTGTTCGTTCATGTAGTTGTCATTAATggatttgcagacatgtttttGCTTTGGAAAACAATGATAGTAACTTTCTAGTATTCATTTCCAAttgcagtggtggaccgtcagggcctgcaaggccttctctccTGGCCTAAAAACATATCTGAATTACAGACTAATGTTaatcatattttgtccatgaatacttattaaataattccaaattgtctgtcagcttcctttcattgcttttcccctggttgcgctgcttccagatgtgtgttttcatatttaagcatttaaccaatcacatctcagccattatttgttgccagggtcagaaatctacctggagcaTAAAATAAGCATCGATAAAACGGTTGCTTTaatcaatcagatttcaagttggcgacaccatttgattggctagtgatagagtggactagccagagctaccaaagtatctgtagcgagctgcacaagcaaatatattgaggaaagaaaggcggatggattttgtgcacaaataaaaatgatttttggtgagtaacatgtggctatattcccaaatattatttcaattttatgaggTGATTATTGATACTTTTtgttgtgtcgcagctgtagctgcagtaaaggttttatagccataaaatagttattgagggtagGATTGATTCAGaggtagcactactgaaggcctaggtgtgaaatgcacggcccacgACTGCAATTTATATAGAGAGATGATTCTCTACCATAAGCCACTGGGGTTAATTTGAGGATGGTGTGCAGCGGACATTTCATGTAGGGCAGGTCTTCTGTGGAGAGAAAACCAGGGCATAATCAGTATCAAAGTCAGGCGTCATGGCGCATGGAAAAAGCACCAAGAGCTCTTGGCAGCACTtaccggcacttttgtccagaaAGTAGGCCAACAGACAACGCATGACCGCTTGGTGGCAGACCACCAGCACGTTTCCTTGTCTTTCCAGCTCCATGATGGCCGGCTCCAGACGTTGGACCAGGTCCTGGTACGACTGAAAGAGCATTTGAGGTCACCGCTACAGTTTAATTGGATCACACATGAAGAGAGctagacataaaaataaaataaaacataaaaatcaaAGTCTCAGACGAACGGCACATAAAGTAAAACTGCTTGCTTATTGACAAGGTCTTTGAaccatttgttttcaaaataacaattaaatacAGTTAAGAGCAACTGATAAcgcaaaaatgtgacatttgcaATAAAGTAGAACCTCAAACCTAGAAGTAAGATTAGTGTACATTTCAATTGGAGAAAGATGATTTAAGATCTGAGTGTttttctgagtttttttttcatctcaaagATGTAATGTTTGTATTCTTGGTTCTATCATCCTTCATTTCCAGTTTTTTGTGTTGGAATCATAGAACCTTAATGAATTGCCCCCCAAACTACTTGTGATGAATTACAAAGCATTTACGTATAAAGTTTATACcgatttttgaaagaaaaaaaaaaatcaccttcaaCCATATTCTAGTTTAGTCAAactcaaatgtttatttatatttaatattgggtttattttacttttcaaaCGTGGTGTGTATTAGCATTCACCTCCCCCCCTGGGTAGCGGTAGTGATATTTGTCCTGGTCCCTCATCGCAAACTCCTCTGGGAAGACCCTCTGGATCATCTCGTAGGTCATCTCCTCACACACTCCCtggagaaaaaacaaataacaccATTTTTGAAGAAAGTTCTCACCGCAGCAGCGAGATACGTTTGACATCATGCCGCGCACCGCGTCAATTTCGTTGAGTATCTTCCACTGTTCGTAAGGGACGGCCAGCTCCTCAGCCGTCTGTATGGTGCGTCTCAGCTGGCTCGTCCACACCTTCAAATCTGACAAATCGTGCTCTTCGATAAACTTGCGAAGGGCGTGGGCgaactggggggaaaaaaaggttaagGTGAACAGATTCTTTCAGGAGTTGGGCATCCTTACCTGTTTCCCTCGGGGAGAGAGTTCCGAATCCCCCCCGATGCGCCCTTCGATGTTGTGGTCGCTCTCGCCATGTCGACACAAGTAAATGGAGTGCGAATGCACGTGGATGTTCATGAGGTAGTAGACGATCTTGCTCTGGATGTAGTCCTGCACCCGGTTCACCAGAAAGCGTCGGCCCACGTTCATCACTTTAATGAACGAGAGGTCCCTGCGAGGAGGGTGCCTCGGTGTCGGACTTCAGCGGTTTCTCTGCCGCACGGCAAAACGGGACGGCGGTCTTACCTGTCGTAATCATCGGGATCCAACGGCTGGTAAGTCACCTTGTAGCACTCGATCCGTTTCAGGAAGTCATCCATGACCCTCTCTCGGTGCCTTTCGGGGTAGTCCGGACTGGACACCTTGACTTCCTGTTCGGAGGCGTGCGAGCAAAAAGTTTGTTACATGATATCACGGCTGTTGAGGACGAATATGAATAGAAGCTTTTTAGACACGGACCATGATATTGGCAGCAATGACTTCTGGGTCGTCACACACGGACTCGACAAAGAACACCTATTAGCAAAATGCAATAAGCCACATTAAAGGGGACATTACACTACATTTGAGGTTTAGCTAACCAGTTTATTTACCGCTGAAAGGTACCTCTGTTCTTTACCAATACTTGATAGACTCACCTTGAATCCATTTTCCTTCACAAACTCTAGAATGAGGTCTCGGCGCTCTCTTGTCGTGTTGGTTGCATCGAAAACCTGAGGGGGAAAACTCTTGAAGGTCCGTCCAGATGTGCTCATCATTCAGAAGAACAATAACACAGGATGTggcccggtggttgagtggttagcgcttcggcctcacagtgggaaacctgggttcaaatccaggtcagtccacctgtgtggcgtttgcatgttctccccaagggcctgcgtgggttttccccgggtactccggtttccttccacattccaaagacatgcatggtaggctgattggacactctaaattgcccctaggtatgatgggagcgtgaatggttgtttgtctccttgtgccctgcgactggctggccaccaattcagggtgtccctcgcctctggcccgaagtcagctgggatagactccagcaccccccatgaccctagtgaggataaagcggatcagataatgagatgagatgaataaaACAGGACCTACAGCAATCTGACCGCCCTCGTCCGTCAGGTAGACCTTCACATCCCGGAGGGCCACAAGTGCACACTGCCTGGAAATGAGACACAGTGAGattgaaaaagtttttttagaTAGCCCACAGAAATTGTTAATTTTTGGTTtgttagatttgacaaaaaagtTATCCATTGTTTGCTACAATGCTAGCACGCTGCTATCCAAGTGGGTGAGGAACTATGAGGATTATGCAATCTCCATGTGGTAGCTTGTAGTCGGGTGCAGTCTACTGTgcagaatttatttattttgaagtgaGTTGAGGAGTTACAGGGTGCTTTGCTGTCATCTTCTGCCATCGGCACAATTAAGGCAATACTAGTATGTCTTTAACTTTAAGGATAGATAATGAGTGACAGCATAAACTAAAGTGTTCAATTGTAATTAAGACCTGATGTGTTTTCCATGGTTATTTAAAGCTTCTACTGTATGTGAGCCAAGACTAAAAAAAGCCATGAACGACAGCTGTCACTTTTGCTTTGATATTTAGGACTCTAACAGACTCACACATGTAAGGATCTGCTTGTTGTTGGTGTTGTCAAAACTTACTTCCTGATCTTCATTGCCTCCTCATTGTCGTGCCGAAAGAAATCGTAAGACTTGTAGGCGCGGACGGCTTCCCGGCGGTACACGCCCAGATTAAAAACTGCGGGGACAACGACAACGGGTGCTTTCTGCAGGCCTCTGGGGCTAAATTTACCAGCATCACAATTAAAGGAGTCCTATTTTTAGTCGCACATACCAGAAGCGGCCACTGTGTGTTCTACCTTTGGTGGGGACGCCGATCCAGTTGAGGTAGCGCGTGAGTTTCTTGGACACATATGTCTTCCCTCTGGCTGGGAGGCCGATCATCACGATCACAGTGGGGGAATTGGTCATGTAAGACGCCCACGCTGCaggaaagagaggaaaaaaggaaaatgagatCCATGACAGAAGAACATGAGAAGCACttaaaaattctctttttttaacagtaatTGAGCTTCACAGTGGGTCAAATATTAGAAAAAACAAACCACAACATTAGGTTCTCAACCCTGCCAGCCCAGGTGTGTGTATAGATGCCAGTGGATGTGCTGGggtagttattaaaaaaaaatactaatatatatatatatatatatatatatatatatatatatatatatatatatatatatatatatatatatatattttttatgtactaaaaatatatataattttttaaatgtatatatatatatatatttttagtaaatataaatttaaatatatatatatatatatatatatatatatatatatatatatatataaacactgCCTGTTGTCAAGAATTAAACATTTATCTCAAATGAAGCAGTTATAatcatttttcttcaaacaTGGCATGTGTACCTAATGGATTGACTTACAGCATTTCTTCTCATTCATCCTGACGTCTGTTTTCTTGGCGTTAACGCACCCGTTCGACATGAGCAATGGAGCACTTCTGTAGACAAAATCCAAAATTCTGCATTCGATGTTGGACACTTTCCGTAAAATTGCAAAGCAGGATTCGAACGAGGGGGAGGTGAAGCCCACTGCGCGGAGCGCTCGACTGGGTGACGTtggcgtttttttccccctctcagTTACTGCGCGCGCACGCATTTCCTGCCTCTTTGACGTAAAACCTGAAGAAATAGGGCAACCGAAAATGCAGTGCAGCTGGCTTGACTTCGGAAAGAAAAACGACGGCTCACTTTGACCCCAG contains the following coding sequences:
- the LOC144076275 gene encoding 6-phosphofructo-2-kinase/fructose-2,6-bisphosphatase 2-like isoform X3, encoding MRARAVTERGKKTPTSPSRALRAVGFTSPSFESCFAILRKVSNIECRILDFVYRSAPLLMSNGCVNAKKTDVRMNEKKCSWASYMTNSPTVIVMIGLPARGKTYVSKKLTRYLNWIGVPTKVFNLGVYRREAVRAYKSYDFFRHDNEEAMKIRKQCALVALRDVKVYLTDEGGQIAVFDATNTTRERRDLILEFVKENGFKVFFVESVCDDPEVIAANIMEVKVSSPDYPERHRERVMDDFLKRIECYKVTYQPLDPDDYDRDLSFIKVMNVGRRFLVNRVQDYIQSKIVYYLMNIHVHSHSIYLCRHGESDHNIEGRIGGDSELSPRGKQFAHALRKFIEEHDLSDLKVWTSQLRRTIQTAEELAVPYEQWKILNEIDAGVCEEMTYEMIQRVFPEEFAMRDQDKYHYRYPGGESYQDLVQRLEPAIMELERQGNVLVVCHQAVMRCLLAYFLDKSAEDLPYMKCPLHTILKLTPVAYGCKVEMFHLNVEAVNTHRDRPLQGQIPKDSTLLHRRNSYTPLSSHDQVKRPRLYSAGNQPWLPLAPTPPALMPGGRPSQPPTGNVCLAPCVRVSTLRTLKKREAVCVSE
- the LOC144076275 gene encoding 6-phosphofructo-2-kinase/fructose-2,6-bisphosphatase 2-like isoform X6; protein product: MLVGVLHDQFPHCDRDDRPPSQREDICVQETHALPQLDRRPHQSPRGLQKAPVVVVPAVFNLGVYRREAVRAYKSYDFFRHDNEEAMKIRKQCALVALRDVKVYLTDEGGQIAVFDATNTTRERRDLILEFVKENGFKVFFVESVCDDPEVIAANIMEVKVSSPDYPERHRERVMDDFLKRIECYKVTYQPLDPDDYDRDLSFIKVMNVGRRFLVNRVQDYIQSKIVYYLMNIHVHSHSIYLCRHGESDHNIEGRIGGDSELSPRGKQFAHALRKFIEEHDLSDLKVWTSQLRRTIQTAEELAVPYEQWKILNEIDAGVCEEMTYEMIQRVFPEEFAMRDQDKYHYRYPGGESYQDLVQRLEPAIMELERQGNVLVVCHQAVMRCLLAYFLDKSAEDLPYMKCPLHTILKLTPVAYGCKVEMFHLNVEAVNTHRDRPLQGQIPKDSTLLHRRNSYTPLSSHDQVKRPRLYSAGNQPWLPLAPTPPALMPGGRPSQVSSTAGCVVNQSPPILIVTSRTPIAPPPCLSVRMLVKMAVQFTQ
- the LOC144076275 gene encoding 6-phosphofructo-2-kinase/fructose-2,6-bisphosphatase 2-like isoform X4: MRARAVTERGKKTPTSPSRALRAVGFTSPSFESCFAILRKVSNIECRILDFVYRSAPLLMSNGCVNAKKTDVRMNEKKCSWASYMTNSPTVIVMIGLPARGKTYVSKKLTRYLNWIGVPTKVFNLGVYRREAVRAYKSYDFFRHDNEEAMKIRKQCALVALRDVKVYLTDEGGQIAVFDATNTTRERRDLILEFVKENGFKVFFVESVCDDPEVIAANIMEVKVSSPDYPERHRERVMDDFLKRIECYKVTYQPLDPDDYDRDLSFIKVMNVGRRFLVNRVQDYIQSKIVYYLMNIHVHSHSIYLCRHGESDHNIEGRIGGDSELSPRGKQFAHALRKFIEEHDLSDLKVWTSQLRRTIQTAEELAVPYEQWKILNEIDAGVCEEMTYEMIQRVFPEEFAMRDQDKYHYRYPGGESYQDLVQRLEPAIMELERQGNVLVVCHQAVMRCLLAYFLDKSAEDLPYMKCPLHTILKLTPVAYGCKVEMFHLNVEAVNTHRDRPLQGQIPKDSTLLHRRNSYTPLSSHDQVKRPRLYSAGNQPWLPLAPTPPALMPGGRPSQGSLCEGINFENPKETRGCVRF
- the LOC144076275 gene encoding 6-phosphofructo-2-kinase/fructose-2,6-bisphosphatase 2-like isoform X7 produces the protein MRARAVTERGKKTPTSPSRALRAVGFTSPSFESCFAILRKVSNIECRILDFVYRSAPLLMSNGCVNAKKTDVRMNEKKCSWASYMTNSPTVIVMIGLPARGKTYVSKKLTRYLNWIGVPTKVFNLGVYRREAVRAYKSYDFFRHDNEEAMKIRKQCALVALRDVKVYLTDEGGQIAVFDATNTTRERRDLILEFVKENGFKVFFVESVCDDPEVIAANIMEVKVSSPDYPERHRERVMDDFLKRIECYKVTYQPLDPDDYDRDLSFIKVMNVGRRFLVNRVQDYIQSKIVYYLMNIHVHSHSIYLCRHGESDHNIEGRIGGDSELSPRGKQFAHALRKFIEEHDLSDLKVWTSQLRRTIQTAEELAVPYEQWKILNEIDAGVCEEMTYEMIQRVFPEEFAMRDQDKYHYRYPGGESYQDLVQRLEPAIMELERQGNVLVVCHQAVMRCLLAYFLDKSAEDLPYMKCPLHTILKLTPVAYGCKVEMFHLNVEAVNTHRDRPLPPTGNVCLAPCVRVSTLRTLKKREAVCVSE
- the LOC144076275 gene encoding 6-phosphofructo-2-kinase/fructose-2,6-bisphosphatase 2-like isoform X8 — encoded protein: MCPRNSRATSTGSASPPKVEHTVAASVFNLGVYRREAVRAYKSYDFFRHDNEEAMKIRKQCALVALRDVKVYLTDEGGQIAVFDATNTTRERRDLILEFVKENGFKVFFVESVCDDPEVIAANIMEVKVSSPDYPERHRERVMDDFLKRIECYKVTYQPLDPDDYDRDLSFIKVMNVGRRFLVNRVQDYIQSKIVYYLMNIHVHSHSIYLCRHGESDHNIEGRIGGDSELSPRGKQFAHALRKFIEEHDLSDLKVWTSQLRRTIQTAEELAVPYEQWKILNEIDAGVCEEMTYEMIQRVFPEEFAMRDQDKYHYRYPGGESYQDLVQRLEPAIMELERQGNVLVVCHQAVMRCLLAYFLDKSAEDLPYMKCPLHTILKLTPVAYGCKVEMFHLNVEAVNTHRDRPLQGQIPKDSTLLHRRNSYTPLSSHDQVKRPRLYSAGNQPWLPLAPTPPALMPGGRPSQVSSTAGCVVNQSPPILIVTSRTPIAPPPCLSVRMLVKMAVQFTQ
- the LOC144076275 gene encoding 6-phosphofructo-2-kinase/fructose-2,6-bisphosphatase 2-like isoform X1, with the protein product MRARAVTERGKKTPTSPSRALRAVGFTSPSFESCFAILRKVSNIECRILDFVYRSAPLLMSNGCVNAKKTDVRMNEKKCSWASYMTNSPTVIVMIGLPARGKTYVSKKLTRYLNWIGVPTKVFNLGVYRREAVRAYKSYDFFRHDNEEAMKIRKQCALVALRDVKVYLTDEGGQIAVFDATNTTRERRDLILEFVKENGFKVFFVESVCDDPEVIAANIMEVKVSSPDYPERHRERVMDDFLKRIECYKVTYQPLDPDDYDRDLSFIKVMNVGRRFLVNRVQDYIQSKIVYYLMNIHVHSHSIYLCRHGESDHNIEGRIGGDSELSPRGKQFAHALRKFIEEHDLSDLKVWTSQLRRTIQTAEELAVPYEQWKILNEIDAGVCEEMTYEMIQRVFPEEFAMRDQDKYHYRYPGGESYQDLVQRLEPAIMELERQGNVLVVCHQAVMRCLLAYFLDKSAEDLPYMKCPLHTILKLTPVAYGCKVEMFHLNVEAVNTHRDRPLQGQIPKDSTLLHRRNSYTPLSSHDQVKRPRLYSAGNQPWLPLAPTPPALMPGGRPSQVSSTAGCVVNQSPPILIVTSRTPIAPPPCLSVRMLVKMAVQFTQ
- the LOC144076275 gene encoding 6-phosphofructo-2-kinase/fructose-2,6-bisphosphatase 2-like isoform X2, translated to MRARAVTERGKKTPTSPSRALRAVGFTSPSFESCFAILRKVSNIECRILDFVYRSAPLLMSNGCVNAKKTDVRMNEKKCSWASYMTNSPTVIVMIGLPARGKTYVSKKLTRYLNWIGVPTKVFNLGVYRREAVRAYKSYDFFRHDNEEAMKIRKQCALVALRDVKVYLTDEGGQIAVFDATNTTRERRDLILEFVKENGFKVFFVESVCDDPEVIAANIMEVKVSSPDYPERHRERVMDDFLKRIECYKVTYQPLDPDDYDRDLSFIKVMNVGRRFLVNRVQDYIQSKIVYYLMNIHVHSHSIYLCRHGESDHNIEGRIGGDSELSPRGKQFAHALRKFIEEHDLSDLKVWTSQLRRTIQTAEELAVPYEQWKILNEIDAGVCEEMTYEMIQRVFPEEFAMRDQDKYHYRYPGGESYQDLVQRLEPAIMELERQGNVLVVCHQAVMRCLLAYFLDKSAEDLPYMKCPLHTILKLTPVAYGCKVEMFHLNVEAVNTHRDRPLGQIPKDSTLLHRRNSYTPLSSHDQVKRPRLYSAGNQPWLPLAPTPPALMPGGRPSQVSSTAGCVVNQSPPILIVTSRTPIAPPPCLSVRMLVKMAVQFTQ
- the LOC144076275 gene encoding 6-phosphofructo-2-kinase/fructose-2,6-bisphosphatase 2-like isoform X5, with the translated sequence MRARAVTERGKKTPTSPSRALRAVGFTSPSFESCFAILRKVSNIECRILDFVYRSAPLLMSNGCVNAKKTDVRMNEKKCSWASYMTNSPTVIVMIGLPARGKTYVSKKLTRYLNWIGVPTKVFNLGVYRREAVRAYKSYDFFRHDNEEAMKIRKQCALVALRDVKVYLTDEGGQIAVFDATNTTRERRDLILEFVKENGFKVFFVESVCDDPEVIAANIMEVKVSSPDYPERHRERVMDDFLKRIECYKVTYQPLDPDDYDRDLSFIKVMNVGRRFLVNRVQDYIQSKIVYYLMNIHVHSHSIYLCRHGESDHNIEGRIGGDSELSPRGKQFAHALRKFIEEHDLSDLKVWTSQLRRTIQTAEELAVPYEQWKILNEIDAGVCEEMTYEMIQRVFPEEFAMRDQDKYHYRYPGGESYQDLVQRLEPAIMELERQGNVLVVCHQAVMRCLLAYFLDKSAEDLPYMKCPLHTILKLTPVAYGCKVEMFHLNVEAVNTHRDRPLGQIPKDSTLLHRRNSYTPLSSHDQVKRPRLYSAGNQPWLPLAPTPPALMPGGRPSQGSLCEGINFENPKETRGCVRF